TGTACGAGGCAATCGAAGCTCTCGTAGCACAAGGGGTGCCCAGCCAATATATTCCGAATGCGCTTATTCAAGCTGGATGGCCACCAAACCTTGTAAACCAAGCCGTCGATGCTTGGATGGTTACGCATGGCAGAAAGTTGCAACGCACAGATTTTAAAAATTGGGTGAAGAAATATCACCGTATGGCACTACCAGCTGTAGGAGTAGTTGTGTTTATCAACCTTATTGCCGATGGTATTGCCCTACTTAAGCCATGGCCTCTAAAAATATTGGCAGATTCTGCCTTTGGTGAAATAGCAGCACCAGGCCCACTAGAGCCATACACACATACACCAACACTTATTTTAATACTATCGCTCATAAGCATTGCCCTGTTTATCTTGGGCGCCTTATTTGGCTACGTACAAGATTTTTTGTTACTTAAAATTGGCTTTTGGCTGAACCGCGGTATTAAAGCAGAATCATTAAACCATATATTACATTTACCCCTGTTTCATCAAGAACGTCTAGCTAAGGGAGATTACGTTTATCGCCAGAATATTGTGACGAATAGTTTGTCTGACTTAGTGCTCGCATCTACTTCTTCAATAATTGGATCAATCCTTATGATAATCGCTATTTTGGTCATTATGCTAAAATTTAGCGTTACACTTACCTTATTTGCCGTTATACTTATTCCGTTTTTGTTCTTGACTATGAAGTTAGTTGGGCCAAAACTCGGCAAATATAATCAAGCCCTAAACGAAATTGCATCTGATACCGCTGCTAAAGTAACTGAATCGGTAGACAATGCAGAAACTGTTCAAGCCTTTACCCTAGAGCGAAAACAACTGGCGAACATCAACAAGCTGTGGGAAGTTGGATATCTGTTCACACGCAAAAGCATGGTGTGGGGTAAAGTGCTAGAAGATGGCAATGGCCTGTTGATAATTATCGCAACATCAGCTGTTATGTTCTTTGGCGGCTCTGCAGCCTTACGGGGTGATATTAGTTTTGGTGATTTACTAGTCTTTATGACGTATATGGGCTACTTACTTAACCCTGTGCAAGAACTGGTTAGCCAGGTTACTTCACGCAATAAAAAACTTATAGATGTGCACCGAGTATACGAAGTTTTAAGTGATCATGAAGGCATAGAAAACTTACGTAAAGATAGCTTGCTACCACCGCGCCTAAGCGGCATCGTACGGTTTGAAAACGTTAGCTATAGCTACAAAGACAACTTAGTGCTAAATAACGTCAACTTCACCGTTAATGCAGGTGAAAAAATAGGTATTATTGGGCCAAGTGGTGGTGGTAAAAGTACAATTTTAAAGCTTGTACCGTTATTTATAGAACCAGATGGTGGGCGTGTGCTCATAGATGAGTACGACACGCAAACAGTATCGCTACACGATTTACGAAAGCGGATCGCCTGGGTGAGCCAAACACCACAACTATTTGACGGTACGATTCTAGATAATTTATACGACGCCGATATAGACAGACAAATA
The Candidatus Nomurabacteria bacterium DNA segment above includes these coding regions:
- a CDS encoding ABC transporter ATP-binding protein codes for the protein MPKLYEAIEALVAQGVPSQYIPNALIQAGWPPNLVNQAVDAWMVTHGRKLQRTDFKNWVKKYHRMALPAVGVVVFINLIADGIALLKPWPLKILADSAFGEIAAPGPLEPYTHTPTLILILSLISIALFILGALFGYVQDFLLLKIGFWLNRGIKAESLNHILHLPLFHQERLAKGDYVYRQNIVTNSLSDLVLASTSSIIGSILMIIAILVIMLKFSVTLTLFAVILIPFLFLTMKLVGPKLGKYNQALNEIASDTAAKVTESVDNAETVQAFTLERKQLANINKLWEVGYLFTRKSMVWGKVLEDGNGLLIIIATSAVMFFGGSAALRGDISFGDLLVFMTYMGYLLNPVQELVSQVTSRNKKLIDVHRVYEVLSDHEGIENLRKDSLLPPRLSGIVRFENVSYSYKDNLVLNNVNFTVNAGEKIGIIGPSGGGKSTILKLVPLFIEPDGGRVLIDEYDTQTVSLHDLRKRIAWVSQTPQLFDGTILDNLYDADIDRQITSDEVVDALDVANVTEFAVKLPLGLDTPTGENGGSLSGGQRQRVAIARSLLRGSPIICLDEPTAALDAKSENYIKDSLSQMIQGKTVMMVTHRKALLALMDTIYVLENSTLTNVNELGGLDAYLAKLEGLEIENAQIDNEHIEPIAPIGGGSGGVPEVTDVDKAINDALATVDDTPPIATNNDETLNDTVPTETTDNDGTLRIDHH